Proteins encoded together in one Vulcanisaeta thermophila window:
- a CDS encoding metallophosphoesterase family protein, whose protein sequence is MLLAHLSDIHLGHRQYGLEERLEDYNKAFLRAVDELLRLHEEEGLEHVIISGDLFDTQRPPPSIYITAIRGFMRLREAGMRIYAVRGNHDASIINPTENPLVVLHQMGLINYMDDGHVDIDNVRLIGVGTVYTDMQNKLFTTIRNHMAQGRLNIAIIHQYIEGAPYVYPMPNVDVFMVNEKPLLQLNLDYIAVGHIHEHGLKHPRLNATYPGSLEIWDAREFETFEYRDSRLSRIKGMDPKGFLILDVGSNGVRVRSIALKPQRRLVRIRMVYDEAKPDRVRGDVSYIANNMDLRDAYIILEIEGKVARGYSSRDFQVQELRRFFTKSWVDVRLNLERPQRVVEEVRTFSGINDIIRTALRSKLNDENLVSSLMDIIEKVRVGNEDGAFKTLEDIVGVPLRGSRSIRDWLG, encoded by the coding sequence ATGCTATTGGCTCACTTATCCGACATACACCTGGGGCATAGGCAGTACGGGCTCGAGGAAAGGCTTGAGGATTATAACAAGGCATTCCTCAGGGCAGTTGATGAATTGCTTAGGCTCCATGAGGAGGAGGGTTTGGAACATGTGATAATAAGTGGCGACTTATTCGATACCCAAAGACCACCACCAAGCATCTACATAACAGCCATCAGGGGCTTCATGAGGCTCAGGGAGGCTGGAATGAGGATCTACGCCGTCAGGGGCAATCATGACGCCTCAATCATAAACCCCACGGAAAACCCGCTGGTTGTCCTGCACCAGATGGGCCTGATTAATTACATGGATGATGGGCATGTGGACATTGACAACGTTAGGTTGATTGGTGTGGGCACCGTGTACACGGACATGCAAAACAAGCTCTTCACAACCATTAGGAACCACATGGCCCAGGGCAGGCTTAACATAGCCATTATTCACCAGTACATTGAGGGGGCACCCTACGTATACCCCATGCCCAATGTTGACGTCTTCATGGTAAACGAGAAACCACTATTGCAGTTAAACCTTGATTACATAGCCGTGGGGCACATACACGAGCATGGGCTAAAACACCCAAGGCTAAACGCCACGTACCCAGGCTCCCTGGAAATATGGGATGCCAGGGAGTTCGAAACCTTCGAGTACAGGGACAGTAGGTTAAGCAGGATTAAGGGTATGGATCCCAAGGGCTTCCTAATCCTAGACGTGGGCAGTAACGGCGTCAGGGTTAGAAGCATAGCCCTGAAGCCCCAGAGGAGGTTGGTGAGGATTAGGATGGTTTATGACGAGGCGAAGCCGGACAGGGTTAGGGGTGACGTATCATACATAGCCAATAACATGGACCTAAGGGATGCGTACATAATCCTCGAGATAGAGGGTAAGGTGGCCAGGGGGTACTCAAGCAGGGACTTCCAGGTTCAGGAATTACGCAGGTTCTTCACCAAGTCCTGGGTCGACGTGAGGCTTAACCTAGAGAGGCCCCAGAGGGTTGTTGAGGAGGTACGCACGTTCAGTGGGATTAACGACATAATAAGGACCGCCCTAAGGTCCAAACTCAATGACGAGAATTTAGTGAGTTCGTTAATGGACATCATCGAGAAGGTCAGGGTGGGGAATGAGGATGGGGCATTCAAAACCCTTGAGGATATTGTGGGGGTTCCATTGAGGGGGAGTAGGTCCATTAGGGATTGGCTTGGGTGA